In a single window of the Hypanus sabinus isolate sHypSab1 chromosome 15, sHypSab1.hap1, whole genome shotgun sequence genome:
- the LOC132405339 gene encoding actin, clone 302-like isoform X2, whose product MEDLISALNANNGSGFCKSGIVGNSIPTSVIPSVMGFPKATKGKHSASLKDCYVGKAAQARREVLSLTYPIERGMVTSWEEMEMIWRYIFGFELHVKSKERPVLLTAAPLTPFLSRERMTEIMFEDFSVPAMFVAIPATLALYSSGRTQGVVLDSGHGITDAVPIYEGYYLPDAVRRSHLAGSDINASLRQFMMENGHSFAEKLETDVIQDIKEKLCYVSLDFKVETNKPAEEMQHEYRLPDGTQIMVSNELVRAPELLFTHENTGLKDTGAHMLLLNSIAKCNGSLHEELYSNILLSGGSTLFPGMEERLLKEIKLHAPPGVPVKVIAPPERKYSVWVGASILTSLSSFKHMWITLNDYNDFGPSIVNRRCF is encoded by the exons atggaggacctcatttctgccctaaatgcca ACAACGGATCTGGGTTCTGTAAATCTGGGATTGTTGGCAACAGCATTCCTACATCAGTTATACCATCCGTCATGGGCTTTCCCAAAGCTACAAAGGGGAAGCATAGTGCTAGTCTAAAAGACTGCTATGTTGGAAAAGCAGCCCAAGCCAGAAGAGAAGTCTTGAGTTTGACATATCCAATCGAACGTGGCATGGTAACCTCTTGGGAGGAAATGGAGATGATCTGGAGATACATCTTTGGCTTTGAACTGCATGTGAAGTCCAAAGAGAGGCCCGTTTTGCTGACTGCCGCCCCGTTGACTCCTTTCTTAAGTAGGGAAAGGATGACTGAAATCATGTTTGAAGACTTCTCCGTGCCAGCGATGTTTGTGGCTATCCCAGCTACGTTAGCACTCTACTCATCGGGCCGTACCCAAGGAGTGGTCTTGGACAGTGGACATGGAATAACTGATGCTGTCCCCATCTACGAAGGGTATTACCTCCCCGATGCTGTACGCAGGTCTCATCTGGCAGGAAGTGATATCAACGCTAGCCTTCGGCAATTCATGATGGAGAATGGCCACTCGTTTGCTGAAAAGCTGGAAACAGATGTTATCCAGGATATCAAGGAAAAATTGTGCTACGTTTCCCTTGATTTCAAAGTGGAGACCAACAAACCAGCAGAAGAAATGCAACACGAGTACAGATTGCCAGATGGCACACAGATTATGGTCTCAAATGAGCTTGTCAGAGCACCAGAGTTGCTTTTTACACATGAGAACACAGGATTAAAAGATACTGGAGCTCACATGCTGTTATTAAACAGTATTGCAAAATGTAATGGAAGTCTGCACGAAGAACTATACAGCAACATCTTGCTATCTGGTGGTTCAACCCTCTTCCCAGGAATGGAGGAACGACTACTCAAGGAAATCAAACTTCATGCGCCTCCTGGAGTACCAGTCAAAGTCATCGCCCCACCAGAAAGAAAGTATTCTGTTTGGGTGGGAGCCTCAATCTTAACAAGTTTGTCATCCTTTAAACATATGTGGATTACCCTCAACGATTACAATGACTTTGGGCCATCTATAGTGAACAGGAGATGTTTTTAA
- the LOC132405339 gene encoding actin, clone 302-like isoform X1, producing the protein MMSNPAVIIDNGSGFCKSGIVGNSIPTSVIPSVMGFPKATKGKHSASLKDCYVGKAAQARREVLSLTYPIERGMVTSWEEMEMIWRYIFGFELHVKSKERPVLLTAAPLTPFLSRERMTEIMFEDFSVPAMFVAIPATLALYSSGRTQGVVLDSGHGITDAVPIYEGYYLPDAVRRSHLAGSDINASLRQFMMENGHSFAEKLETDVIQDIKEKLCYVSLDFKVETNKPAEEMQHEYRLPDGTQIMVSNELVRAPELLFTHENTGLKDTGAHMLLLNSIAKCNGSLHEELYSNILLSGGSTLFPGMEERLLKEIKLHAPPGVPVKVIAPPERKYSVWVGASILTSLSSFKHMWITLNDYNDFGPSIVNRRCF; encoded by the coding sequence ATGATGTCTAACCCTGCTGTGATCATAGACAACGGATCTGGGTTCTGTAAATCTGGGATTGTTGGCAACAGCATTCCTACATCAGTTATACCATCCGTCATGGGCTTTCCCAAAGCTACAAAGGGGAAGCATAGTGCTAGTCTAAAAGACTGCTATGTTGGAAAAGCAGCCCAAGCCAGAAGAGAAGTCTTGAGTTTGACATATCCAATCGAACGTGGCATGGTAACCTCTTGGGAGGAAATGGAGATGATCTGGAGATACATCTTTGGCTTTGAACTGCATGTGAAGTCCAAAGAGAGGCCCGTTTTGCTGACTGCCGCCCCGTTGACTCCTTTCTTAAGTAGGGAAAGGATGACTGAAATCATGTTTGAAGACTTCTCCGTGCCAGCGATGTTTGTGGCTATCCCAGCTACGTTAGCACTCTACTCATCGGGCCGTACCCAAGGAGTGGTCTTGGACAGTGGACATGGAATAACTGATGCTGTCCCCATCTACGAAGGGTATTACCTCCCCGATGCTGTACGCAGGTCTCATCTGGCAGGAAGTGATATCAACGCTAGCCTTCGGCAATTCATGATGGAGAATGGCCACTCGTTTGCTGAAAAGCTGGAAACAGATGTTATCCAGGATATCAAGGAAAAATTGTGCTACGTTTCCCTTGATTTCAAAGTGGAGACCAACAAACCAGCAGAAGAAATGCAACACGAGTACAGATTGCCAGATGGCACACAGATTATGGTCTCAAATGAGCTTGTCAGAGCACCAGAGTTGCTTTTTACACATGAGAACACAGGATTAAAAGATACTGGAGCTCACATGCTGTTATTAAACAGTATTGCAAAATGTAATGGAAGTCTGCACGAAGAACTATACAGCAACATCTTGCTATCTGGTGGTTCAACCCTCTTCCCAGGAATGGAGGAACGACTACTCAAGGAAATCAAACTTCATGCGCCTCCTGGAGTACCAGTCAAAGTCATCGCCCCACCAGAAAGAAAGTATTCTGTTTGGGTGGGAGCCTCAATCTTAACAAGTTTGTCATCCTTTAAACATATGTGGATTACCCTCAACGATTACAATGACTTTGGGCCATCTATAGTGAACAGGAGATGTTTTTAA